One genomic segment of Manis pentadactyla isolate mManPen7 chromosome 1, mManPen7.hap1, whole genome shotgun sequence includes these proteins:
- the CDHR4 gene encoding cadherin-related family member 4 isoform X8, translated as MVPRAGGLGVPGEASLEEGGGPQGTLGHSTACRGRGGGSSKEWGRRSWKGEDSERVWWALRTPGEQVPSAAWEARVGKDLMNTAVCPRLWTPSVRQLCGQRGQPDYWLEAVGGEIWRQQVQTSLDLALQRSRRRSSQKCSSVNVTDCAAASQKAHLPQEPTHCPSNICCLPWFVNVSESQGPGTVLESFSFNCSSHVPTLELLHVQPPTTFFNPPSLTRWQGIYVGMVTLSSSARLDALAVNHYELRLRFTCGTHVMEGPLSVDVQRDSGRIQCAGRFASPAGEVIQVPETVQPGAQLYTLLLPGLELRGAQVSITSAQDPAHFPGPFSIDGQGWLRAPPQGLKGQAPKAFQLHIVVTFGQNRSCHGVLRVDVLPVPSSQVSFLEQAQNITIPENLAPGSKVAQVHAQGSDVRYEILSPAPCPLFSIGRDDGVVRSTAPLELAQAPGTAVTRLQVKAYERLRPWASVEQDLTVNVRSVNRWPPRCLPALLVTQIPETTPVGTVLTTFTCTDPDSPGSALDFQLLSHSPPGPASLCLRNRVLEVPSPFPVPLLHAWDKKGGRLRVNATLDCDTPGVCFQHVASILVLDGGQPLMTTEVPVLVTVTPVNEFSPACAPRTFHVREDAGPHTLLGSVVGTDADYPHDSAEYYVSGRPAVFAVDRLSGEVRLLGRLDYELQRWYRLAVLLADHSQDQDPTHRRSGSCTITIEVEDVNDHAPECEPPLQELIVHAPLGRRMEVTNLSCWVPQEPQRLAFSYSIVAGNSQSRFRLQGAALVHSEATVGPPWPNQPHTQELLIRVADAGPSIPRLSTTATVIVHLVPWRASTEATSTHRATVPSGVTPLLVTDTEAFWQPEPWFVVVLTVTGALLLAALGWLLSRPLQGLAQVIQAPSKPAQCLLPNSTQGTQGSMEGFVAAPRMQMPQQPSSVRSLQHFDGRAQDSREYPLPNHSPPGPTFSPFPTSVSPPTTNPLSDLSLNGVCPQPSSPLSQCLSSTCRTRR; from the exons ATGGTGCCTAGGGCCGGGGGCCTGGGTGTGCCAGGGGAGGCGAGTTTAGAGGAGGGCGGCGGGCCACAGGGAACCCTGGGACACTCCACTGCATGCAGGGGAAGGGGAGGCGGAAGCAGCAAGGAGTGGGGCAGGCGCAGCTGGAAGGGGGAGGATTCTGAGAGGGTGTGGTGGGCACTTAGGACCCCCGGGGAGCAAGTGCCCAGTGCTGCCTGGGAGGCGAGGGTGGGGAAGGACCTGATGAATACAGCAGTATGCCCAAGGCTGTGGACCCCGTCCGTCCGGCAGctctgtgggcagaggggccagcCTGACTACTGGCTAGAAGCAGTGGGAGGTGAGATCTGGAGACAGCAAGTGCAGACAAGTTTGGACCTCGCCCTGCAAAGGTCACGAAGGCGCAGCTCTCAGAAGTGCAGCTCAGTGAACGTTACAGACTGTGCGGCTGCCTCCCAGAAGGCCCACCTGCCCCAGGAGCCCACTCACTGTCCCTCCA ACATCTGCTGCCTGCCCTGGTTCGTAAATGTCTCTGAGAGCCAGGGGCCTGGCACGGTCCTTGAGTCCTTCTCCTTCAACTGCTCATCTCACGTGCCTACCCTGGAGCTGCTCCATGTGCAGCCACCCACCACCTTCTTCAACCCACCCAGCCTGACCAGGTGGCAGGGGATCTATGTGGGCATG GTTACCCTGAGCAGCTCAGCCCGGCTGGATGCCCTAGCAGTGAACCACTATGAGCTGCGGCTGCGGTTCACGTGTGGCACTCATGTGATGGAGGGACCCCTCTCTGTGGATGTGCAGCGGGACTCCGGCCGTATCCAGTGTGCTGGCCGATTTGCCAGCCCAG CTGGCGAAGTCATCCAGGTGCCGGAAACTGTCCAACCTGGCGCCCAGCTATACACTCTGCTGCTCCCAGGCCTGGAACTCCGGGGTGCCCAG GTGAGCATCACCAGTGCCCAGGACCCTGCACACTTCCCCGGACCTTTCTCCATCGATGGGCAGGGTTGGCTGCGGGCACCGCCCCAGGGCCTCAAAGGCCAGGCTCCAAAG GCTTTCCAGCTCCACATCGTGGTGACCTTCGGACAAAACCGGAGCTGTCATGGGGTGCTGAGAGTGGACGTTCTGCCTGTCCCCTCCAGCCAGGTCTCCTTCCT GGAGCAGGCCCAGAACATCACCATCCCTGAGAACCTGGCTCCCGGGAGTAAGGTGGCTCAGGTCCACGCCCAGGGCTCTGACGTGCGCTACGAAATCCTCTCCCCAGCACCGTGCCCGCTCTTCTCCATCGGACGTG ATGATGGTGTGGTCCGGTCCACCGCACCCCTGGAGCTGGCACAGGCCCCAGGTACAGCAGTTACTAGGCTGCAGGTGAAGGCCTATGAGCGACTCCGGCCCTGGGCCAGCGTCGAACAGGACCTCACGGTGAATGTGCGGTCGGTCAACCGCTGGCCTCCACGCTGCCTTCCAGCGCTACTGGT GACACAGATCCCGGAGACCACGCCTGTGGGCACCGTGCTGACCACCTTCACTTGCACTGACCCGGACTCCCCTGGCTCTGCCCTTGACTTCCAGCTGCTGTCCCACAGCCCTCCTGGCCCAGCCAGCCTCTGCCTTCGAAACAGGGTCCTGGAGGTGCCCAGCCCATTCCCAGTCCCCCTGCTGCATGCCTGGGACAAGAAGGGGGGAAGGCTGAGG GTGAATGCCACGCTGGACTGTGACACTCCTGGGGTGTGCTTCCAGCATGTGGCCTCCATCCTGGTCCTCGATGGGGGCCAGCCCCTGATGACCA CTGAGGTGCCAGTGCTGGTGACAGTGACGCCTGTCAACGAGTTCTCCCCAGCCTGTGCTCCACGCACGTTCCATGTTCGGGAGGATGCGGGACCCCACACTCTGCTGGGCTCTGTGGTGGGCACGGACGCGGATTATCCTCATGACAGCGCTGAGTACTACGTCTCCGGCAGGCCCGCTGTCTTTGCTGTGGACCGTCTCAGCG GAGAGGTCCGCCTCCTGGGGCGGTTGGACTACGAGCTGCAGAGGTGGTACAGGCTTGCTGTCCTGCTGGCAGACCACAGCCAAGACCAGGACCCCACCCACCGCCGCTCGGGCTCCTGCACCATTACCATCGAGGTTGAG GACGTGAATGACCATGCTCCCGAGTGTGAGCCCCCACTCCAGGAGCTCATCGTCCACGCACCCCTGGGCCGTCGTATGGAGGTGACCAACCTGTCATGTTGGGTACCCCAGGAGCCACAACGCCTGGCCTTCTCCTACAGCATCGTGGCGG GGAATAGCCAGAGCCGATTCAGACTGCAAGGAGCTGCCTTGGTGCACAGTGAAGCCACGGTGGGACCCCCCTGGCCAAATCAGCCCCATACTCAGGAGCTCTTGATCCGTGTGGCCGATGCAGGTCCCTCCATACCCCGCCTCAGCACCACAGCCACGGTCATTGTGCATCTAGTCCCCTGGAGGGCCAGCACAGAGGCCACCAGCACCCACAGAGCCACG GTGCCTTCAGGGGTGACACCCCTGCTCGTGACAGATACAGAGGCTTTCTGGCAGCCGGAGCCCTGGTTCGTGGTAGTGCTGACGGTGACGGGCGCCCTTCTCCTCGCGGCTCTGGGCTGGCTCCTCAGCAGGCCCCTCCAGGG GTTGGCCCAGGTGATACAGGCACCAAGCAAACCAGCCCAGTGTCTTCTGCCAAACAG CACCCAGGGAACCCAGGGGTCCATGGAGGGGTTCGTGGCGGCACCAAGGATGCAGATGCCCCAGCAACCCAGCAGCGTCCGAAGCCTG CAGCATTTTGATGGCAGAGCGCAGGATTCCCGTGAGTACCCGCTTCCTAACCATTCTCCACCTGGGCccactttctctccttttcccacTTCAGTATCTCCTCCTACCACCAATCCACTGTCTGATCTTTCCCTGAATGGAGTCTGTCCTCAGCCCTCCTCCCCCCTCAGCCAGTGTTTGTCAAGCACCTGTAGGACCAGGAGATGA
- the CDHR4 gene encoding cadherin-related family member 4 isoform X2, whose product MVPRAGGLGVPGEASLEEGGGPQGTLGHSTACRGRGGGSSKEWGRRSWKGEDSERVWWALRTPGEQVPSAAWEARVGKDLMNTAVCPRLWTPSVRQLCGQRGQPDYWLEAVGGEIWRQQVQTSLDLALQRSRRRSSQKCSSVNVTDCAAASQKAHLPQEPTHCPSNICCLPWFVNVSESQGPGTVLESFSFNCSSHVPTLELLHVQPPTTFFNPPSLTRWQGIYVGMVTLSSSARLDALAVNHYELRLRFTCGTHVMEGPLSVDVQRDSGRIQCAGRFASPAGEVIQVPETVQPGAQLYTLLLPGLELRGAQVSITSAQDPAHFPGPFSIDGQGWLRAPPQGLKGQAPKAFQLHIVVTFGQNRSCHGVLRVDVLPVPSSQVSFLEQAQNITIPENLAPGSKVAQVHAQGSDVRYEILSPAPCPLFSIGRDDGVVRSTAPLELAQAPGTAVTRLQVKAYERLRPWASVEQDLTVNVRSVNRWPPRCLPALLVTQIPETTPVGTVLTTFTCTDPDSPGSALDFQLLSHSPPGPASLCLRNRVLEVPSPFPVPLLHAWDKKGGRLRVNATLDCDTPGVCFQHVASILVLDGGQPLMTTEVPVLVTVTPVNEFSPACAPRTFHVREDAGPHTLLGSVVGTDADYPHDSAEYYVSGRPAVFAVDRLSGEVRLLGRLDYELQRWYRLAVLLADHSQDQDPTHRRSGSCTITIEVEVVQPQGLDEGSDSSVLLSRCASVPSVGWLDRVVPSCGKPCSLGPDTRAVAGRGGGTGLGVWKVGDLTAFLQDVNDHAPECEPPLQELIVHAPLGRRMEVTNLSCWVPQEPQRLAFSYSIVAGNSQSRFRLQGAALVHSEATVGPPWPNQPHTQELLIRVADAGPSIPRLSTTATVIVHLVPWRASTEATSTHRATVPSGVTPLLVTDTEAFWQPEPWFVVVLTVTGALLLAALGWLLSRPLQGLAQVIQAPSKPAQCLLPNSTQGTQGSMEGFVAAPRMQMPQQPSSVRSLHFDGRAQDSREYPLPNHSPPGPTFSPFPTSVSPPTTNPLSDLSLNGVCPQPSSPLSQCLSSTCRTRR is encoded by the exons ATGGTGCCTAGGGCCGGGGGCCTGGGTGTGCCAGGGGAGGCGAGTTTAGAGGAGGGCGGCGGGCCACAGGGAACCCTGGGACACTCCACTGCATGCAGGGGAAGGGGAGGCGGAAGCAGCAAGGAGTGGGGCAGGCGCAGCTGGAAGGGGGAGGATTCTGAGAGGGTGTGGTGGGCACTTAGGACCCCCGGGGAGCAAGTGCCCAGTGCTGCCTGGGAGGCGAGGGTGGGGAAGGACCTGATGAATACAGCAGTATGCCCAAGGCTGTGGACCCCGTCCGTCCGGCAGctctgtgggcagaggggccagcCTGACTACTGGCTAGAAGCAGTGGGAGGTGAGATCTGGAGACAGCAAGTGCAGACAAGTTTGGACCTCGCCCTGCAAAGGTCACGAAGGCGCAGCTCTCAGAAGTGCAGCTCAGTGAACGTTACAGACTGTGCGGCTGCCTCCCAGAAGGCCCACCTGCCCCAGGAGCCCACTCACTGTCCCTCCA ACATCTGCTGCCTGCCCTGGTTCGTAAATGTCTCTGAGAGCCAGGGGCCTGGCACGGTCCTTGAGTCCTTCTCCTTCAACTGCTCATCTCACGTGCCTACCCTGGAGCTGCTCCATGTGCAGCCACCCACCACCTTCTTCAACCCACCCAGCCTGACCAGGTGGCAGGGGATCTATGTGGGCATG GTTACCCTGAGCAGCTCAGCCCGGCTGGATGCCCTAGCAGTGAACCACTATGAGCTGCGGCTGCGGTTCACGTGTGGCACTCATGTGATGGAGGGACCCCTCTCTGTGGATGTGCAGCGGGACTCCGGCCGTATCCAGTGTGCTGGCCGATTTGCCAGCCCAG CTGGCGAAGTCATCCAGGTGCCGGAAACTGTCCAACCTGGCGCCCAGCTATACACTCTGCTGCTCCCAGGCCTGGAACTCCGGGGTGCCCAG GTGAGCATCACCAGTGCCCAGGACCCTGCACACTTCCCCGGACCTTTCTCCATCGATGGGCAGGGTTGGCTGCGGGCACCGCCCCAGGGCCTCAAAGGCCAGGCTCCAAAG GCTTTCCAGCTCCACATCGTGGTGACCTTCGGACAAAACCGGAGCTGTCATGGGGTGCTGAGAGTGGACGTTCTGCCTGTCCCCTCCAGCCAGGTCTCCTTCCT GGAGCAGGCCCAGAACATCACCATCCCTGAGAACCTGGCTCCCGGGAGTAAGGTGGCTCAGGTCCACGCCCAGGGCTCTGACGTGCGCTACGAAATCCTCTCCCCAGCACCGTGCCCGCTCTTCTCCATCGGACGTG ATGATGGTGTGGTCCGGTCCACCGCACCCCTGGAGCTGGCACAGGCCCCAGGTACAGCAGTTACTAGGCTGCAGGTGAAGGCCTATGAGCGACTCCGGCCCTGGGCCAGCGTCGAACAGGACCTCACGGTGAATGTGCGGTCGGTCAACCGCTGGCCTCCACGCTGCCTTCCAGCGCTACTGGT GACACAGATCCCGGAGACCACGCCTGTGGGCACCGTGCTGACCACCTTCACTTGCACTGACCCGGACTCCCCTGGCTCTGCCCTTGACTTCCAGCTGCTGTCCCACAGCCCTCCTGGCCCAGCCAGCCTCTGCCTTCGAAACAGGGTCCTGGAGGTGCCCAGCCCATTCCCAGTCCCCCTGCTGCATGCCTGGGACAAGAAGGGGGGAAGGCTGAGG GTGAATGCCACGCTGGACTGTGACACTCCTGGGGTGTGCTTCCAGCATGTGGCCTCCATCCTGGTCCTCGATGGGGGCCAGCCCCTGATGACCA CTGAGGTGCCAGTGCTGGTGACAGTGACGCCTGTCAACGAGTTCTCCCCAGCCTGTGCTCCACGCACGTTCCATGTTCGGGAGGATGCGGGACCCCACACTCTGCTGGGCTCTGTGGTGGGCACGGACGCGGATTATCCTCATGACAGCGCTGAGTACTACGTCTCCGGCAGGCCCGCTGTCTTTGCTGTGGACCGTCTCAGCG GAGAGGTCCGCCTCCTGGGGCGGTTGGACTACGAGCTGCAGAGGTGGTACAGGCTTGCTGTCCTGCTGGCAGACCACAGCCAAGACCAGGACCCCACCCACCGCCGCTCGGGCTCCTGCACCATTACCATCGAGGTTGAGGTGGTTCAGCCCCAAGGCCTTGATGAGGGCTCAGACTCTAGCGTTCTGCTCTCCcgctgtgcctcagttccctccgTTGGTTGGCTAGACAGGGTGGTGCCTTCCTGTGGAAAGCCTTGCAGCCTGgggcctgacaccagggctgTGGCGGGAAGAGGCGGAGGCACTGGCCTAGGGGTTTGGAAAGTGGGTGACCTGACTGCCTTCCTGCAGGACGTGAATGACCATGCTCCCGAGTGTGAGCCCCCACTCCAGGAGCTCATCGTCCACGCACCCCTGGGCCGTCGTATGGAGGTGACCAACCTGTCATGTTGGGTACCCCAGGAGCCACAACGCCTGGCCTTCTCCTACAGCATCGTGGCGG GGAATAGCCAGAGCCGATTCAGACTGCAAGGAGCTGCCTTGGTGCACAGTGAAGCCACGGTGGGACCCCCCTGGCCAAATCAGCCCCATACTCAGGAGCTCTTGATCCGTGTGGCCGATGCAGGTCCCTCCATACCCCGCCTCAGCACCACAGCCACGGTCATTGTGCATCTAGTCCCCTGGAGGGCCAGCACAGAGGCCACCAGCACCCACAGAGCCACG GTGCCTTCAGGGGTGACACCCCTGCTCGTGACAGATACAGAGGCTTTCTGGCAGCCGGAGCCCTGGTTCGTGGTAGTGCTGACGGTGACGGGCGCCCTTCTCCTCGCGGCTCTGGGCTGGCTCCTCAGCAGGCCCCTCCAGGG GTTGGCCCAGGTGATACAGGCACCAAGCAAACCAGCCCAGTGTCTTCTGCCAAACAG CACCCAGGGAACCCAGGGGTCCATGGAGGGGTTCGTGGCGGCACCAAGGATGCAGATGCCCCAGCAACCCAGCAGCGTCCGAAGCCTG CATTTTGATGGCAGAGCGCAGGATTCCCGTGAGTACCCGCTTCCTAACCATTCTCCACCTGGGCccactttctctccttttcccacTTCAGTATCTCCTCCTACCACCAATCCACTGTCTGATCTTTCCCTGAATGGAGTCTGTCCTCAGCCCTCCTCCCCCCTCAGCCAGTGTTTGTCAAGCACCTGTAGGACCAGGAGATGA
- the CDHR4 gene encoding cadherin-related family member 4 isoform X7: MVPRAGGLGVPGEASLEEGGGPQGTLGHSTACRGRGGGSSKEWGRRSWKGEDSERVWWALRTPGEQVPSAAWEARVGKDLMNTAVCPRLWTPSVRQLCGQRGQPDYWLEAVGGEIWRQQVQTSLDLALQRSRRRSSQKCSSVNVTDCAAASQKAHLPQEPTHCPSNICCLPWFVNVSESQGPGTVLESFSFNCSSHVPTLELLHVQPPTTFFNPPSLTRWQGIYVGMVTLSSSARLDALAVNHYELRLRFTCGTHVMEGPLSVDVQRDSGRIQCAGRFASPAGEVIQVPETVQPGAQLYTLLLPGLELRGAQVSITSAQDPAHFPGPFSIDGQGWLRAPPQGLKGQAPKAFQLHIVVTFGQNRSCHGVLRVDVLPVPSSQVSFLEQAQNITIPENLAPGSKVAQVHAQGSDVRYEILSPAPCPLFSIGRDDGVVRSTAPLELAQAPGTAVTRLQVKAYERLRPWASVEQDLTVNVRSVNRWPPRCLPALLVTQIPETTPVGTVLTTFTCTDPDSPGSALDFQLLSHSPPGPASLCLRNRVLEVPSPFPVPLLHAWDKKGGRLRVNATLDCDTPGVCFQHVASILVLDGGQPLMTTEVPVLVTVTPVNEFSPACAPRTFHVREDAGPHTLLGSVVGTDADYPHDSAEYYVSGRPAVFAVDRLSGEVRLLGRLDYELQRWYRLAVLLADHSQDQDPTHRRSGSCTITIEVEVVQPQGLDEGSDSSVLLSRCASVPSVGWLDRVVPSCGKPCSLGPDTRAVAGRGGGTGLGVWKVGDLTAFLQDVNDHAPECEPPLQELIVHAPLGRRMEVTNLSCWVPQEPQRLAFSYSIVAGNSQSRFRLQGAALVHSEATVGPPWPNQPHTQELLIRVADAGPSIPRLSTTATVIVHLVPWRASTEATSTHRATVPSGVTPLLVTDTEAFWQPEPWFVVVLTVTGALLLAALGWLLSRPLQGLAQVIQAPSKPAQCLLPNSTQGTQGSMEGFVAAPRMQMPQQPSSVRSLHFDGRAQDSRTGRDYLFNTRTGARRWL; this comes from the exons ATGGTGCCTAGGGCCGGGGGCCTGGGTGTGCCAGGGGAGGCGAGTTTAGAGGAGGGCGGCGGGCCACAGGGAACCCTGGGACACTCCACTGCATGCAGGGGAAGGGGAGGCGGAAGCAGCAAGGAGTGGGGCAGGCGCAGCTGGAAGGGGGAGGATTCTGAGAGGGTGTGGTGGGCACTTAGGACCCCCGGGGAGCAAGTGCCCAGTGCTGCCTGGGAGGCGAGGGTGGGGAAGGACCTGATGAATACAGCAGTATGCCCAAGGCTGTGGACCCCGTCCGTCCGGCAGctctgtgggcagaggggccagcCTGACTACTGGCTAGAAGCAGTGGGAGGTGAGATCTGGAGACAGCAAGTGCAGACAAGTTTGGACCTCGCCCTGCAAAGGTCACGAAGGCGCAGCTCTCAGAAGTGCAGCTCAGTGAACGTTACAGACTGTGCGGCTGCCTCCCAGAAGGCCCACCTGCCCCAGGAGCCCACTCACTGTCCCTCCA ACATCTGCTGCCTGCCCTGGTTCGTAAATGTCTCTGAGAGCCAGGGGCCTGGCACGGTCCTTGAGTCCTTCTCCTTCAACTGCTCATCTCACGTGCCTACCCTGGAGCTGCTCCATGTGCAGCCACCCACCACCTTCTTCAACCCACCCAGCCTGACCAGGTGGCAGGGGATCTATGTGGGCATG GTTACCCTGAGCAGCTCAGCCCGGCTGGATGCCCTAGCAGTGAACCACTATGAGCTGCGGCTGCGGTTCACGTGTGGCACTCATGTGATGGAGGGACCCCTCTCTGTGGATGTGCAGCGGGACTCCGGCCGTATCCAGTGTGCTGGCCGATTTGCCAGCCCAG CTGGCGAAGTCATCCAGGTGCCGGAAACTGTCCAACCTGGCGCCCAGCTATACACTCTGCTGCTCCCAGGCCTGGAACTCCGGGGTGCCCAG GTGAGCATCACCAGTGCCCAGGACCCTGCACACTTCCCCGGACCTTTCTCCATCGATGGGCAGGGTTGGCTGCGGGCACCGCCCCAGGGCCTCAAAGGCCAGGCTCCAAAG GCTTTCCAGCTCCACATCGTGGTGACCTTCGGACAAAACCGGAGCTGTCATGGGGTGCTGAGAGTGGACGTTCTGCCTGTCCCCTCCAGCCAGGTCTCCTTCCT GGAGCAGGCCCAGAACATCACCATCCCTGAGAACCTGGCTCCCGGGAGTAAGGTGGCTCAGGTCCACGCCCAGGGCTCTGACGTGCGCTACGAAATCCTCTCCCCAGCACCGTGCCCGCTCTTCTCCATCGGACGTG ATGATGGTGTGGTCCGGTCCACCGCACCCCTGGAGCTGGCACAGGCCCCAGGTACAGCAGTTACTAGGCTGCAGGTGAAGGCCTATGAGCGACTCCGGCCCTGGGCCAGCGTCGAACAGGACCTCACGGTGAATGTGCGGTCGGTCAACCGCTGGCCTCCACGCTGCCTTCCAGCGCTACTGGT GACACAGATCCCGGAGACCACGCCTGTGGGCACCGTGCTGACCACCTTCACTTGCACTGACCCGGACTCCCCTGGCTCTGCCCTTGACTTCCAGCTGCTGTCCCACAGCCCTCCTGGCCCAGCCAGCCTCTGCCTTCGAAACAGGGTCCTGGAGGTGCCCAGCCCATTCCCAGTCCCCCTGCTGCATGCCTGGGACAAGAAGGGGGGAAGGCTGAGG GTGAATGCCACGCTGGACTGTGACACTCCTGGGGTGTGCTTCCAGCATGTGGCCTCCATCCTGGTCCTCGATGGGGGCCAGCCCCTGATGACCA CTGAGGTGCCAGTGCTGGTGACAGTGACGCCTGTCAACGAGTTCTCCCCAGCCTGTGCTCCACGCACGTTCCATGTTCGGGAGGATGCGGGACCCCACACTCTGCTGGGCTCTGTGGTGGGCACGGACGCGGATTATCCTCATGACAGCGCTGAGTACTACGTCTCCGGCAGGCCCGCTGTCTTTGCTGTGGACCGTCTCAGCG GAGAGGTCCGCCTCCTGGGGCGGTTGGACTACGAGCTGCAGAGGTGGTACAGGCTTGCTGTCCTGCTGGCAGACCACAGCCAAGACCAGGACCCCACCCACCGCCGCTCGGGCTCCTGCACCATTACCATCGAGGTTGAGGTGGTTCAGCCCCAAGGCCTTGATGAGGGCTCAGACTCTAGCGTTCTGCTCTCCcgctgtgcctcagttccctccgTTGGTTGGCTAGACAGGGTGGTGCCTTCCTGTGGAAAGCCTTGCAGCCTGgggcctgacaccagggctgTGGCGGGAAGAGGCGGAGGCACTGGCCTAGGGGTTTGGAAAGTGGGTGACCTGACTGCCTTCCTGCAGGACGTGAATGACCATGCTCCCGAGTGTGAGCCCCCACTCCAGGAGCTCATCGTCCACGCACCCCTGGGCCGTCGTATGGAGGTGACCAACCTGTCATGTTGGGTACCCCAGGAGCCACAACGCCTGGCCTTCTCCTACAGCATCGTGGCGG GGAATAGCCAGAGCCGATTCAGACTGCAAGGAGCTGCCTTGGTGCACAGTGAAGCCACGGTGGGACCCCCCTGGCCAAATCAGCCCCATACTCAGGAGCTCTTGATCCGTGTGGCCGATGCAGGTCCCTCCATACCCCGCCTCAGCACCACAGCCACGGTCATTGTGCATCTAGTCCCCTGGAGGGCCAGCACAGAGGCCACCAGCACCCACAGAGCCACG GTGCCTTCAGGGGTGACACCCCTGCTCGTGACAGATACAGAGGCTTTCTGGCAGCCGGAGCCCTGGTTCGTGGTAGTGCTGACGGTGACGGGCGCCCTTCTCCTCGCGGCTCTGGGCTGGCTCCTCAGCAGGCCCCTCCAGGG GTTGGCCCAGGTGATACAGGCACCAAGCAAACCAGCCCAGTGTCTTCTGCCAAACAG CACCCAGGGAACCCAGGGGTCCATGGAGGGGTTCGTGGCGGCACCAAGGATGCAGATGCCCCAGCAACCCAGCAGCGTCCGAAGCCTG CATTTTGATGGCAGAGCGCAGGATTCCC GTACAGGCAGAGATTACCTGTTCAACACGCGCACGGGAGCCCGGCGTTGGCTCTGA